A window of Thiocapsa bogorovii genomic DNA:
CGGTGCAGCCGCCGGCCAGCAGGATCGGGAGCAGGAGCAGGAGGAGGAAGACCGGACGCAGTGACCGACGAGGATTCATCGAGGGTGTCGAGTGGAGTGGATTTCGGCGTCGTGGGCCCGTTCTTCGAGCGACATGGCCTGCTCGGACGGTCCTCCCTTTAAGATGCCCAATGGCACACAGTGCGTGTCGACACGCCAGCCGAGTTCCTGAAGGTTGCACTATGAGACGCCAACCCGACCGCTTGCGCTCGCGCGCGTGGATCGCAGATCCTTTGCCGGCTCGAGCAGACACCGCAATAGGAGCAACACGCCGATGTGGGACAACCGCTACGCCGAGGACGACTATGCCTACGGCACCGCGCCGAACGACTTTCTGGTCGAGCAGGCGGATCGGCTGCCGGAAGGGCCGGTCCTGTGCTTGGCCGAAGGCGAGGGACGCAACGCGGTCTGGTTGGCCGCGCGCGGCCACGCGGTGACCGCGATGGACGCCTCCGCCGTCGGGCTGGAGAAGGCCCAGCGTCTGGCCGCCGAGCGCGGGGTGCGGATCGAGACGCGCTGCAGCGATCTCGCACACTTCGAGATCGCGCCAGAGGCTTGGTCGGGCATCGTCTCGATCTTCGCGCATGTGCCGCCGGACCTGCGCCGCATGGTGCACCGGCGCGTCGTGGAAGGGCTGCGACCGGGCGGCATCCTGATCCTGGAGGCCTACACCCCGCAGCAGCTTCGCTTCGGCACCGGCGGTCCGCCCGTGGCCGAACTCACCATGGATCTCGCCTCGCTGGAAGACGAGCTTGACGGCCTGGTGTTCGAGGTCGCGCGGGAGCGCGAGCGCGAGGTGTTCGAAGGGCGCTACCATCAGGGACGTGGTCATGTCGTTCAGATGGTGGGGCGCAAGCCGGCTGGCGCCTGATCGAACCGGCAGGACGCCCGGCCGCGACAACACTCGGGCGATGCCCCTCGGCGCTTCGGCCACGCGAACCGACGGCGCCATGCTGCACATGTACGCGATGTACCTGCTGGCGCAGTTTCGAGAGCGGGCCGCCTACCCGATGCTGGTGAAGCTATTCTCCGTGCCCGGCGAGGTGTGTTTCGACCTGACCGGTAATCTGGTGACCGAGGATCTGGATCGCATCCTGGCGGCGGTGTGCGGTGAGGATGTGGATCCGATCAAAGGGATGATCGAGAACCGCGACGTGAACGAATACGTGCGCAGCGCCTGTCTGCGGGTGTTGGTCATGCTCGTCGCCCGGCGGGAACTGGAGCGCGCGTCTGTCGTGGCCTATTTCCGCAGCTTGTTCAACGGCAAGCTGGAGCCCGAGGCGGACTTCCTTTGGACCTCTCTCGTCAGCGCCTGGTGCGATCTGTATCCCGAGGAGCTGCTGCCCGACATCGAGCGCGCCTTCGACGCGGGGTTGGTGGATACGAGCTTCGTCGGAAGGGAATCTGTCGCGCGGCTGATGTCGGAAGGCATAGAGCAGGCGCTGCGAAGCGGCGACAGAAAAGGCCCGATCGAGGATACCGTGTCCGAGATGAGCTGGTGGGCCTGCTTCAGGGAAGATGACCGCAAGGCGGCGCATGAGGCCCCGAGGATCGCGCACGGAGCCGGGGTCAGGGCGGTCAAGGTCGGGCGTAACGAACCCTGTCCCTGCGGCAGCGGAAAGAAGTTCAAGAAGTGCTGCGGGCGTTGAGGCTCGGGGCGCGTATCGGTGTTTGCCATTGCCGTTAGGTGATGAAACCACTATGAAACAGATCCACGGACTCGCTCCCCGCCGATAGCTTCGGTTCAATCCGTGTCGGGCGGAGGCGCTCCGCCGTCGGGAGCAACACCGAGCCACGGTTGCAGCGCATCGAACAACGCCGTGCGACCCGCCGGCTTCAGAAGTACCGCATCTTGCCCCGCGCAGGGCGCGCGTCCCTCGGCGGATCCTACACCGACGAATCCGACGATCGGCAGATGGCGGGCGTCGCCGAGCCGTTGCGTACGGATGCGCCCGGTGACCGTACAGCCATCCATGTCCGGGAGCGTGTCGTCCATCAACACGGCATCGATGCCCCCATCGGCGCACCGAGCGATGGCCTCGGCACCGCCGGCGACACACTCGCACGACGCCCCATAGCGCTGCAGCATCCCGGTGAGGACCTTTTGGTTGACCGGGTTGTCCTCGACCACCAGCACATGGCCCGACAACCGCTGCTCTGAGACGGACCGTCCGTCCGGCCGATCCGTCGGCGCCGGCACGGCATCGGCAGGCACCCGGATCGCGAAGCGGCAACCGTCGTCGATGGCCTCAAGGTCGAGGCTGCCGCCGAGACAGTCGAGGAGCCGCCGGCACAGGTAGAGGCCAATCGTGCCGCCGGTGAAGGCGGCCGCCACCAGCCCCTCCGGTGTCGGCGGCCGTGCGAGCTGCTCCGCGAGAGCCTGCAGGTCCGCCCCGCCCGTCGCCACGACCTCGAACACCGGCCGGGGCGGTCCCGCGGGCAGCTCCTCGACCGCTGGCGCGAGCACCACTTCGGCGCCGGACGCGGTTCCGGACCAGAACCCCGATGCGCTCAGGCAGATCTCCCTCAACACCATGCACAAGCGCCACCGGTCCAGCGCAAACCACTGCTCCGCTGCAGGCGACTTGCGCGACCGCAACACGCCGCCACGGCGCTCCGCCGCGGGTTCCAGCCACGCGACCACCTCCTCGACCAGCCGCGCGGGGGAGACCGGCTCGAGCCAGGGCTCGACACGCTCGAGCCGCAGTCGTGTGCCGTCGTACAGGGCATCGAAGGCCCCCAGCGCTTCTCGGATGGCCGCGCTGCCCGTTCTCAGGAGCTTGCGCCGCTCCTCGGCGTCGTCGAACTCCGGGTCCTCCAGCAGATCCAGGAGACCAAAGAGGCTGTCGAGTCGAACACGTTGCTCCCTCGCCAGCGCGCTCAGCATTCGCCAGGTGGCATCGTCCTGCAGCGCGTCGATGGGCCCGTGCTCCGCCGGGGTCAGGGCATCTGTCGAGCCGGCCTCCGCTTTGCTTCGCCGGTCCTCGACATGCCGCACGCGCAACCCTCTGGCGTCCTGCTCCCGCTTGGCGCGCCCGAACAACCCCACCGCCACCGCTCGGGCGTCCGCGTCGATCTCCTGCGGAAACACCAAAGTCACGATATCCGGATGGTGGCTGCCGACCACCCACCCACGACCGCCATCAAGCTCCAACACGCTGAACTCGGCCGCGACGGATCCGGCGAGCACCGGTCCGCACGCGCGGAGCAACGCCTTCGCTTCGGCCGCCGGGTCGGCCGCCGGCTGTCTCAGCAGGACGCACGTCCCCTGCTCGAACAACACCCATAGGGTTTCGGGATCCGCGATGACGCGCCTATAGGTGTCGATCCGCTCGAGATCATCCATTCACTAGCCCTCCGCCACCGAAGACCATGACCCTGCCGCCGCCGCGCGGCTACGCTGCATCGTCGCCTGTTCGGCAACCGGCGTTTCAGCGCGCCAGCGGGCCGAGTATCCGAAAGTCGTACCATGAGCACCTTAGGGATCCGTCTCCCCGACAATCGCACCCTTCGGGAGCCCCCCAAAGGCGCCAGGGCAGCGTTACAGCCCTTGGAAATAGCACCCACTGTTCCCCGCGGTCTGTGCCCTGCCCTGACGCCTTTGGGGGGCCCTGAGCATGCAAAATAAGGTGGAACGAGGTACTAGCCGGACAGCCACGACGTGGGATTTCTGCTGGGCACCGCGGTCTGTCGCCGGCTGCCGAGTCCCCGTTGCGGCTCAGCAGCGGAAGAACCCCCGTCCGCGCAGAAAATCGAGCATGTGCTTGCGCTTCTTGCCCTGCACGGCATTGGCGGTGGCGGCGGACCAGTCGTCCAGCCGGGCGTTGCCGACGCGGCTGCGATAGTAAGCAGCCATCGTGGCGTCGTAGGCGCCGATCTGGGCCGGGTCCGGGTCCCGATAGCGGTCCTGGTGCAGGATCAGCTCCACCGGCATGCGCGGCTTGACCGCCTGCCCCTCGGCCTGCTCGCTCGGCCAGCCCAAGCATAGCCCGAACAGCGGCAGCACCCTCTCAGGCAGCGCCAGCGCCGACACGACTACGTCCGGCTCGTTGCGGATGCCCCCGATGAAGACGCCGCCGAGCCCGACGGACTCCGCCGCCAGCATCAGGTTCTGCGCGAACAGCGCGCAGTCGACAATGGCGGCGAGCGAATGCTCGGCCCAGCCCGCCAGCTCGCCGCGACCCTGTGCCCGGCAGGCGTGATCGATGCGGCGCAGATCCGCGCAGCAGATCAGGAACACTGGTGCCTGCTCCACCCAACGCTGACCACCGGCGGCCTTGGCGATACGCGCCCGCGCCTCGGCCCGGTGGACGCGCACCAGCGAATAGGCCTGGATGAAGCTCGACGAGGCGGCGCCCTGGGCGGATGCGATCAGCCGCACCAGCAGGGCATCGTCCACCGGCTCGTCGGTGTAGTCGCGCACGGAGCGATGGGCGCGTTGCAGGTCGATGACGGCTGAGGTGGGTTGTTTGGTCATGGCGGTTGTCCTGCCCCTAATGTCGTATTTCCAGGCAATTGCTTGCCCGATGCGGGGTTGTCCGAAAACCCAGTCCGGGTAGGACGCACGGTCTCTCGGCAGGTTGTGGGTTCGACCACGCGCTGACGCACCGGCGTCGGCGCATGGGCGACCAGTCTACGCCAGGATGGGTCGATCGCCAGCGAGGCGTTGCTTGAGACCGACGAGCATGTGCCGCGCAGCAGCAAGGATTAAGCCGGCTGCGCACTGGAAGCGCCGACTTTCCAGTCCGGCGAGGCAGTGACTCCCTCACCGGGACGCCGGATCGGGCGGAGTCGGCCAAAAGTGTTCATTGCACCTCACTTGGCTGTTCCGGCAAGCCTTGCAAGCAATTGACTCCGCGACAGGCGATCCGCTCGGTGGTCTTGCGCTCGGTGCCGATCCGCTCCACCCTCGCCGGCATGTCGAGTCGATCGCGCCGAGGCTCGGCGGAAAGACCTCGATAGCGTCGGCTCTTGCGCAGCGCGGCCTGCAGGCCGTCTCCGCAGTCCGTGAGCCGAACCGTTTTAATCAACAGCACCCCGGGGAACCACGATGCCTTCACTGTTCGACCCGATCCAGATGGGCGATCTCGCCCTGCCCAACCGCATCGTCATGGCACCGCTGACGCGCAACCGAGCCGTCGGTCTGAAGCCAAGCGAGTTGACGGTCACCTACTACCGGCAGCGCGCAACCGCCGGTCTGATCATCACCGAAGCGACCCAAATCAGCCCCATGGGCCAGGGCTATCTGGATACTCCCGGCATCTACAGCGCCGAGCAGGTGGCCGCCTGGCGCAAGGTCACGGATGCGGTGCACGCTGCGGGCGGTTTGATCTTCATGCAACTCTGGCACGTCGGTCGCATCTCACACACTTCCCTGTTGCCGGACGGCGAGGTACCCGTCTCGTCGACGAACCGCCGGCCCAATGCCATGACGTTTGCGCCC
This region includes:
- a CDS encoding SAM-dependent methyltransferase; the encoded protein is MWDNRYAEDDYAYGTAPNDFLVEQADRLPEGPVLCLAEGEGRNAVWLAARGHAVTAMDASAVGLEKAQRLAAERGVRIETRCSDLAHFEIAPEAWSGIVSIFAHVPPDLRRMVHRRVVEGLRPGGILILEAYTPQQLRFGTGGPPVAELTMDLASLEDELDGLVFEVAREREREVFEGRYHQGRGHVVQMVGRKPAGA
- a CDS encoding DUF1186 domain-containing protein, whose product is MPLGASATRTDGAMLHMYAMYLLAQFRERAAYPMLVKLFSVPGEVCFDLTGNLVTEDLDRILAAVCGEDVDPIKGMIENRDVNEYVRSACLRVLVMLVARRELERASVVAYFRSLFNGKLEPEADFLWTSLVSAWCDLYPEELLPDIERAFDAGLVDTSFVGRESVARLMSEGIEQALRSGDRKGPIEDTVSEMSWWACFREDDRKAAHEAPRIAHGAGVRAVKVGRNEPCPCGSGKKFKKCCGR
- a CDS encoding ATP-binding response regulator, translated to MDDLERIDTYRRVIADPETLWVLFEQGTCVLLRQPAADPAAEAKALLRACGPVLAGSVAAEFSVLELDGGRGWVVGSHHPDIVTLVFPQEIDADARAVAVGLFGRAKREQDARGLRVRHVEDRRSKAEAGSTDALTPAEHGPIDALQDDATWRMLSALAREQRVRLDSLFGLLDLLEDPEFDDAEERRKLLRTGSAAIREALGAFDALYDGTRLRLERVEPWLEPVSPARLVEEVVAWLEPAAERRGGVLRSRKSPAAEQWFALDRWRLCMVLREICLSASGFWSGTASGAEVVLAPAVEELPAGPPRPVFEVVATGGADLQALAEQLARPPTPEGLVAAAFTGGTIGLYLCRRLLDCLGGSLDLEAIDDGCRFAIRVPADAVPAPTDRPDGRSVSEQRLSGHVLVVEDNPVNQKVLTGMLQRYGASCECVAGGAEAIARCADGGIDAVLMDDTLPDMDGCTVTGRIRTQRLGDARHLPIVGFVGVGSAEGRAPCAGQDAVLLKPAGRTALFDALQPWLGVAPDGGAPPPDTD
- the nfsA gene encoding oxygen-insensitive NADPH nitroreductase; its protein translation is MTKQPTSAVIDLQRAHRSVRDYTDEPVDDALLVRLIASAQGAASSSFIQAYSLVRVHRAEARARIAKAAGGQRWVEQAPVFLICCADLRRIDHACRAQGRGELAGWAEHSLAAIVDCALFAQNLMLAAESVGLGGVFIGGIRNEPDVVVSALALPERVLPLFGLCLGWPSEQAEGQAVKPRMPVELILHQDRYRDPDPAQIGAYDATMAAYYRSRVGNARLDDWSAATANAVQGKKRKHMLDFLRGRGFFRC